In the genome of Candidatus Equadaptatus faecalis, one region contains:
- a CDS encoding DUF177 domain-containing protein gives MKYLEAVPKSWKRTLILPAVSKDGTVYEDAFLIEEKTSVSYWGQLYEFLSPLAVKIKAYRTEANLCADITVSGKAGTPCARCLEPAETDFSGTLKYLFSLSADAEPQTKDEKNSSADGDEDVIFLDSWEDEIDLSPQIWEVMLTSLPAVVLCREDCKGLCPECGANLNTEICGCKKSSGDARFEVLRQFVEEEKE, from the coding sequence ATGAAATATCTTGAAGCTGTTCCCAAAAGCTGGAAACGTACTCTGATACTTCCCGCAGTTTCAAAAGACGGGACCGTGTACGAAGACGCCTTCCTCATTGAAGAGAAAACGTCGGTGAGCTATTGGGGACAGCTGTACGAATTTCTGTCGCCTCTGGCGGTTAAAATTAAAGCTTACCGTACGGAAGCAAATCTCTGCGCTGATATAACAGTGTCAGGGAAAGCAGGAACACCGTGCGCCCGCTGCCTTGAACCGGCGGAAACAGATTTTTCCGGCACTCTGAAATATCTTTTTTCGCTTTCTGCCGACGCGGAGCCGCAAACGAAGGACGAAAAAAATTCTTCGGCTGACGGTGACGAGGACGTTATTTTTCTTGACAGCTGGGAAGACGAAATAGATCTTTCCCCGCAGATTTGGGAGGTAATGCTTACCTCTCTTCCGGCGGTGGTTCTGTGCAGGGAAGACTGCAAAGGGCTGTGCCCCGAATGCGGAGCAAATCTGAACACCGAAATCTGCGGCTGCAAAAAATCTTCCGGCGATGCGCGTTTTGAAGTTTTAAGACAGTTTGTTGAAGAAGAAAAAGAATAA